The Ailuropoda melanoleuca isolate Jingjing chromosome 4, ASM200744v2, whole genome shotgun sequence region CATGTCAGTCTCACCTTTTTCTGGTCTGTCCAGCATATGAGAAGTACAAGTATCATAATAGCCAGAGGCAGACTCTCCATGAAGTGAATAAAGCTTAAGTGTCAGGGCTCCTCCCTTGCACAGAGCCCCTTCCAATGCTCTGGAAAGAGTCTGAGTGGTTTTGCTCTTATAAGTTGTATTATTGAACCCAACAATTGTCATAGATGTACCCAATGATTGTGTGCATTTCAGGCCTGCAAAACCTGGATTTATCCCTGGAGAGTGccagatgtttttaaatgttctttcctGTTAAGAAGAAAGGCTTGTTTGATACAGTGTCGGAAGATAAATACATCGTTAGCTCCAAGCTAGAAGTGTAAAATCATTAAGACCAAATTTGAGGATGATAGGGTTCCCCTTATAATGGCAGATCGTCAGATGAGATCATACAAGCTCATAGAACATGGAAGGCTTCCCTTTGATTTGTAGAAAATACAGCAATGTGGAAGTGAAGTTCATTTTCTGTAGAATATTTTACCAGAAGTGTAACATTAAGTTAATTATCGAAGATAAATCGCACAGGCCAAATNCCATACAAGCTCATAGAACATGGAAGGCTTCCCTTTGATTTGTAGAAAATACAGCAATGTGGAAGTGAAGTTATTTTCTGTAGAATATTTTACCAGAAGTGTAACATTAAGTTAATTATCGAAGATAAATCGCACAGGCCAAATTCCACTTGGTTTTAAGAGGTCAGCATTCTGTAAATCAGGCAAATCACTATCTTTTCCCCGTTTCAGGGGAAGGAGGTCCCAGTGCGAAATGCGTGAGTTGAGTGTTGGCAACCTAGGAATCGGTGAATTGGTGGCAAAGAAAGGCAGATCTCCAGGCAGATCGTGTCTGGTGATCACTTTTGCAGTTTGACAGATTTACACCGAGGCTGAAAAGTACCTAAGCAGACTTctaaaaatgcaaggaaaacaGCATaatcttggaaaaacaaaaaaatccacttGGTATTCATTTGCACGTCAATACCCAGAATTCTTTACCAGTTAACCACTTTTTCAAAAATGctgaagggatttaaaaaaaaaaaaaaaaactggaatggTTTGGCATGATGGTGGGGGCTGCTGAttcctttctctgtccttgaGTGTTTACTGCCAGGAAATCCTGACCAACATCGATTGCCAAGGGGTTAAAGTCACATTGTTGTTAAATTGGGAGAGAAAATTAGCAGGATTTTGTGCCCTATGTTCAACTATCACAGAGTTTCAAAAACAGGAACCTGGGGCTTTATATGAGGGGACAGGGGAAGTCAAGGGGAAGAGTCACAGGGTGATTTATCAGGGCATAGTTCCAGATAAATTGCTTACATGGAGGTGGAAGAATTTCACATACATTCTGTGCCAAGAAGCCAAATGGTTGAGCAGAAGCTTGTCCAGGAGTTGAAGTGGGCAGCTCTGGGTACAGTCTTTCCATATGTGAAGGGGGGATGATTTATAGTCATGCTATTTTGTACTTAGGTCTGTACAGCTACCTGTATGGTTTCAATACCATCAGATTCTCATGGCAGTAAAGACAGCCAGTGTTTCATTGACAGAAGTTATGCTATAGAACTCCTAGAGGACAGAAACCACATTTTCTGTAGGTTCTATAAAAGCAAGTCTTTTTCATGATTAGAATCTGACATTCTGGGGAAACTCAGCACATTTTAACTGATGTGACTGATtatctgctctttttttccctctctcgtTAATAATACCAATcctaaagtagaaaaaaagaagaaaacaagcagaaTGTCCAAAAAACATAGTAAGCATTATTTGTTCCTAATTTACATGAAGAATTAATTAGAGCCACCAAGCAAACTTACTCTTGGGTCCCCGCATCTGCCCTCCTTTGGGGTTGGCTAACCAATACAATTGAAGTGAACTTTTTGGTTAGAAAAAGTAAGAATTTCTGGAATAATTCCAGTGAATGGTGTTGAAATAACATGCAGGTTTGGAAATCTACTCAACATCTAAGAGTCCTTAGTATTAGTGTTATTTCTTCAGTGTAGACCAGACTTACTAGGTTGGTGAAAATCATAGACTTATGTAGGGATTCACAGTTCGAATCTCCAAACCAGTGGGTCTTGAAGGTGCTTACTGCTACCACTCCTTATGCTACTTCCTCTTGCCCAGCGGGAGGGAATTCTCAGCATCTCTGCCCACACATACCCACAtgtacaccacacacacatgcatacacagcTTCTGAGAAATGCAACTAGAATATCTTTGAGGGAAGAGATGGAAACATCCAATGTAATCCATTCCCCTCAGTTGAGAAATTTGAGCCTAGGAAACATAAATGACTTTCCTAAAGTCACATACTTAACCATAGAGCCACAGCTAGACCTCAAATAGCTTCAACTCTTATCCCAGTGCTTTAGGGTATACACTTATTTGAATAGGAGTGGGGGTTTAACTTCCATAGTTCAGTATATCCACTGTATATAAAAtgctgtggactctgagaaacagactgagggcttcagaggggaggggggtgggggattgggataggctggtgatgggtagtaaggaaggcacgtattgcatggtgcactgggtgttatacgcaactaatgaatcatggaactttacatcaaaaaccagggatgtactgtatggtgactaacataatataataaaaaaatattattattaaaaaaaatgctgcccCTTCTCAATCAGAGTAGCCTGGAGAATTTCACAATGACCACAACCCTTTGGTCAGTTCTATACAAAGAAACGAAAGAGAGAGATCACTTAATGACTAACAACTTACTTTTGAAGGCAGCCTGTTGCAGATTTGAGTAACTGATGCATGtgttttattgattatttgaCCCTTAagaacagatatttgaaaaataagttcaaaacccttttttaattttgccaCTTTATGCAGTGCTTACCCACAGGCTTTAAACATCTGGCTTTTTCTGAAACAGATTGCTTCCAGagcattaagaaaagaaatagacattttcttGGCTCAATATTTCTCGTCTGctttcaaactgatttttttatagtTAAGTATATTTTACATGCACACTGTGTTTCATTTGAGATCTGAGTAGATTTAATCTAAAACTGCAAGATTACTTTATGTTCGAGTGGGtgtgttcaaaatgatttttttttgaaagaaggtTAAAAACACATTCTCTTGAAAGCCAAGATAAACAACAGATTTTGTATGATTTTACAAGTCAGCAGCAAAGACTCTCCAAACAACCCAAACTGGAACTATTAGCCAGTCATAGGTACAGTGTTGCAGTAGAAGTTGAAAGAAAAGAGGACCAAGCTTGGTAAAATATGTTTGGTCCCAGAAGACAGTTAGAAGGAATAATCAGGAGATGAGAGTATTTTCTCATTACGTATTTTCTCATTACTAAGATTTCAGTTAGCAAAGCAAATGTGTATAAACTGGAATGGTATTCATTCACCCTGAATTAGAAATCTCCAACTCAgcctcttcccccccccttttttttttgcagccaTTTGTTATCTATGACATGAATTCCTTAATGATGGGAGAAGATAAAATCAAGTTCAAACACATCACCCCCTTGCAGGAGCAGAGCAAAGAAGTGGCCATTCGCATCTTTCAGGGGTGTCAGTTCCGCTCAGTGGAAGCTGTGCAGGAGATCACAGAGTATGCCAAAAGTATCCCTGGCTTTGTAAACCTTGACTTGAATGACCAAGTAACTCTCCTAAAATATGGTGTCCATGAGATCATTTACACGATGCTGGCCTCCTTGATGAATAAAGATGGGGTTCTCATATCAGAGGGCCAAGGATTCATGACAAGGGAGTTTCTAAAGAGCCTGAGAAAGCCCTTTGGTGACTTTATGGAGCCCAAGTTTGAGTTTGCTGTGAAGTTCAATGCACTGGAATTAGATGACAGCGACTTGGCAATATTTATAGCCGTCATTATTCTCAGTGGAGGTAAGATTCATCTTTTGATCTTCTGTGAAAGAGGGTGGGATGGTGGTGAGATGGCTGGAAGAATTTTGACTTTTCTTCATGTTAGTCCTTTTCTCTGTAGTTAATGCACTTTCCTATAGAAAATCCGAGTGGCATGATGCCAGGAGAACATCACTACACAGGTAAAATCCCAGGAAAGAATATCATAGATTTGCTGTTGGAAGGCTGTGGGCAAcccaggctttttttcttttatccctcATAATACTTTTTCCAGCCAAAtccaaacatgaaaaacaaatgccctcttctccttttttttttttttttttagttttctttttccctatcttttgccttcccttctttctttcccttcctttcaggCCAATCTaatcttcatttcatttaaacaATGACATGTACAACTTTGCTTAAGTCAGTGCTCACTTGCCATAGGAAAAGCATAGAGAAAGTTCCTGCCCTGCCAGCAGGAAGATACTACTTTGAATTGCTTTCCTAATAGCAGGAATCAAGGAATATTTATCTACTGACCTCTACCTATTCTCTCAGGTAGATTTCTCTGATGGGCTTCCCTTAAATTACCTTCGGGAGGTGGTTGGCTATGATTAAGAATACAGTGTGAACCAAAGAACACAGAGCAGAGAAATAAATTGAGTTATTTAGCAGTTCATTGTATTTTTGGCCTTGCAAGTACATGATCTGACTAACCAACTCCAAAAGCCAGGGTTTATACTAAATGCTACTTTCATTGGCTTCTCCACACTTTTCCAGCTTATGGAGAAGAAAGTTTTACTGTCGTCTCTCTTTATAAGAATTGTTTTTAAGCAATGAGTTTTCATTGCTAAAATGGACTTCAGGTGAGCTTTCTGTGTGTATTCGACAGAATATCCTCTGTTGGCAAAAGCAgatgtggggaggggtggtggtcCTCTAGAAGTAAGCTGTGTCTAACTATACAAGATACTGTAAAGAACACGGTGCACTCTGTCCTCTGTTGTCCAATTACTTGAGAGCAGAATGGTTCTTAAATCAGGTGCGTATCAtgtattagtaataataataatgatagcaaaCACTTAAGTACCTACTGTGTCGTAGGCAGTATTCTAAGCACATAGTACACGTTCACTTAATCCTCCAGCCCAGTGAGGTAAGTACCATTTTGCAGACGAGGAAACCAGAGCACTGAAAGGTTCAGTCACTTGCCCGGGGCTACCCGGCGAACTCAAGATGGGGAGCCAGGATGatgaactcaggcagtctggctccagggtctGCAGCGGTCCTGCCCTCGAGGTGACCTGGGTGCAGTAGTTGACGCTTCGGCACACGGTTAACGCTGCAGCCTCTGGGGCAGCGTCATGTTGTAACTCATTTAAAAAGACGTTTTGGGGGTCATGTTTAATGCAACAAAACCTGTCCAGCATGTTTTAATATCTTGATTGAATCTACTTAAACAGATCAACCCTTGATCCTCTGGGATCCGTGATTAATTCGGCAAAGAAGAATGAGATTCTAGTTTATTTGAGGTTCATTAGGAGAAAAAGcttaaattttgagaaaacaaGTTGTTATTGCTTAGCTAATATTTTGAGGCACATTCTtgaataaagaatagaaatagaattattaacatttgatgtatttctaagatttttccCGAGCATACTCTAGATTCTGTGTTTATATTCCTTTTCTCACTTAATCATTTTCCCCATGTCATTACATattctttgttaatatttttcattaatttttgaaaataaaagtaatacatggtCATTTCATGATTCAAAGAGTACAGAACAGTGtaagtaaaaaattaaagatctctGTCCTCAGAATAAAATAAGGTTAATGAAGTCCTATTTCTCCTTCTGAATAGTCTCTATGCAAGTGCTAACATATCTCTGAATACACACTACCATTTTAATGACtgtaaaaaattcatttttttaaaggaccgTTACATACTGAATTATCTCCTTATTTATGGTTGCTAACTTATTACAAAAAACCTCTAGAGgagaatatagaaaaatttttaagaaaattattgaaaatgtgttctaaatttgtgttttaatgaacatatttaagtgtaaatttctgttcaaattccaaattattttctcattctgaactaccagaagtggaattgttgggtaggtggctataaatatttttaagtcttttgttaCATCATTGCCAGATTGTTCTGCACAACATTtataccagtttgtattcccaccgtAGATATACTAAGGGAGGCACTTGAAATAAGCTATTCAGAGATGATTAATTGCTAGCCAGGGAAGGTTAACACAAGAAACAGTCGTGATAACTCTGGACTTTTTGAACTAGAGCaatgttggttttttgttttgggttttgttttttttttaagatttatctatttattttacagatagagcatgtgcaagcagggggaggggcagagggaaagagagaatcctcaaacaggctccccactgagcacggagccctatgtggagctctctcccaggaccctgagatcatgacctaagctgaaatcaggagttggccacttaaccaactgagccacccaggcaccagtgAGCAATGCTGTTTGATGGGCACGTGAGACAACTGGGTGTTTTCATCTAGGAAAAAAGCCATTACTGCCTATAACTCACAAGCAAGATTATATAAAAACCAACTATTTATTAGGCTTTAAACTTTTCATTAATTGGTCAAAAAATAATAGTGCATAGTTTGATTCAATTTAACAGATATTGCAGGCTTTcgtttttaattataaaaattaaaaatggtacattttaaatatagatgCTGTATAAATGAGTTCATTTTGGTCTCCTACAGACTGCTTTAACAGTAGCCAATATCCAGATCTTACTGATTCTCACAACAATGAAAGAAATCTGAGGGTAGCAGCCAGCCATAGATTATCAAAGTTTTATACCTGTGGTTACAATGAGAAGAAAACCCTGTGAAAAATTTTagacttccttaaaaaaaaaatagaattaaccaTTGACTAGTTCCCATATCACAAAAGGCAAATCCTTCCCTGATCAAAGTTTGCTTTTGTAGATGAAGTCTACCTACAGGCAGTAGATAAGAATGAATAAACTGGACCCCATGTTTGCTCAACACACAGAAATTTGATTCTCTTCTTTACTCAGAGAAGCCAGTTGGATATAGGCCAGAGAAAGAACTGCTCAAGTCTTTTCCAGTCCAAAGAGTAGACTCCAGTAAGATCAGAATCCTAGTCATCTGTTCATGGTGAGGTCAGTATCCCAGATTGTGGTTTATTAGAGTACGACATATAATTTCTcaatgacttttaatttttttcctatcctGGGTTTTCTAGAAAGGGAAATCATTCATGTAAGCAAGAGGCTTTGATACAGTGAACAAATTTCTGATCCTACCTAATCTTAACAAGGAGTGATCATTTTCTTTTGCGCAGTTTATGTTGAAGTCTATAGATAGCTTTAGTGATTTCAGAAAAAGAGCTTTTGGTGGGGGTCCCATTGACCTCATTCTGAGCTAGCCTTAGAATCACAGAAGGGCTTCATTCTGGTGAAGGTACCATGACCCTAGACTGAAGGAAGGATGGGGAGATGGGCCCCTTGTAAGAGTGGGGTAGTAAGGAATTGGGGAGATTAAGGGCAAGGCATCCCCAGAAGACCTAAAGGGGAttttggaggggaaggggtgaaAGTACCTGATTTGACCCAACTAAGTATTTGCTGAGGAAACTGGAGTTGCTCTAGTAAGATCGCTGTCATTCAGCTTCAACCCTAGAAACTGCTGATACAGGGAGATTTGGTACATAGATTGGCCTGGCGCTTAGCATCTTTGCTGTTTACTCAGCTCTCAAACCAAGCTAGCTGAGAAAGATGACCTAGTTCTTCTCgagtttttctcctctctctttctcccctgagcttgaggcaagaaaaaaatggatctACAAAGAGCAACAGCCCAGAATCAGACAACAGACAGCACTCTGTACCTTTTTAAGAGCATTCCATCTACATTCTCGTATTAGATCCTGACAattctcctgtatttttattctcatttcatagaAGGAAAAGCGAGCTTCATAGACATAAGCAATTTGTCTGAGATCTAACAGCTAGTGAGCAGTGGAACTGGGGCTGAAACCCAGGTGTCCTGTCACTTCAGAGTGCCCTCTCTGCCACacaccctgtcccctgccccctggcTAATGGTTCATGGTCACCGTCCTCACACGTGTGTTGGTGGCCACAGCCTGTGCTCCATTCACCATACCCCTAAGGTCTGGGCCTGTAATTCGGAGGTGGAGCTTCCTCAGTAGTCGTGGTAAGTAATAGCTTCCCTTGCTCCCTCTAGGATGGGTGGCGGCAAGAGTAGTAAAAACCGCCTCCAGCAAGGGCAGGTTTGCCGCTGGAGCCACAGCTTCATGCCAGGCACACTAGCGAACTCCCAAAACTACCCAGCAACCAAAGCCAAGTGTAAAGCTCAGTAAAACTGACAAGCCCCAGGACACTCCATTGGACTCTTTGCCCCCTTGCGCATTTGCTGTTCAGTGAAGAAAAGCATAGGAAGGTTCCAGCTGGAACTCTGCAGCAGGAAAAAGCTCTTTTTGTTAATTCAAAACAGTTTGGAATCCATTACGGTTCTTCCCAAACTTCCAAGATATGGGGGAGGAAATTCACTGggttttacaatatattttttgaggCAGATTGCCATCACCATCTTAATGACAGAGAAGCTGTAAATATTGATACAATGGCCACAGATGGCAAGTCATCAGCCTCCTCGTTACCCTCTTGAGTCTGGCTTGGTTATGGAAACCACCCCTACAGCAGCTCCTTCATTTTCCAGCAATCCCAGCCATGTTCTTTCTCTGTGAAGCAACTTTGGACAGCTGTTCTTGGAGTGATCATGTGTATTTCTGTTGTTGAGTGGGCAAGGGGCAGGGAGACTAGGGCACAAGAAAGGGGAATTGTTCTCATAGCTGTATGTTTGCAGATCCAGGAAGAGTTGATGCTCTTAAGACAATTGAGTAAGTCCTAGTTCATCAGGTCAATAACCTGGGGCTTCTGTTTCTTACCCCTGGTCGTGACTctgtgtatatagatatagattctATAGAATGGAATCAAAGCACAGCATCCAGTCCAGAATATGTACttaataaatgcatgttgaaCGCATAATAGTcgaatattaataataatacaagcAACCATTTATCGAATACTTCACTGTATGCCAGAATGTATACTGAGCACTTTATATATGTGCATAATATGCGCTTAACCTCTCCTGCAGCTCTGCAAAGTCTGTTGTTATCCCTGTTtcacaaatggagaaaatagaaggTTAGAGCTCTAAGATTTAAGCAACTTGTCTCAGCTCACAGAGCCACTAAGTGGTGAGGCCTAGATTCAGACCCAGGTCCCTCTGACCTTAAAACTGATGCCCTACTGTGTATTGGAATGTAGAAGCATCCCAGTAATTACCTTGGTCCTGGAGGTCTTTGGCAGTTATCAAAAACTACCTATTTCATTTTGCCTCCAAATGTTATCAGTCAAGAATTTTCAGGTTGTAGCCTAGATATTACTTACCAACATCCAAAGGCTTTCTCGAGACACTGTTTTAACCTAACAAAATGACACCCTAGGTTTGAAAATTGCTGTGAGAAGGAGCGGAGCCCAGTATGACACTGAAGACTGGTGCTCCGTTCTTAAACCTGTTCAGGTAGCATGGCCCTCAGAAACAGTGGCACTCGTGTGTGGCACTCGCCACAAAAATTGGTGAGCTCTCAGTAACTAAGTGAATACATTTGTACTTCATCAGATACCATCGTACACCAGGTTCTATTAGAGGTAAGTCGTTGCAGAAGAAATTtatgagagaaatttaaaattgttaaaatatcaaccagtaacttcatttcttccttcagcCAACACTCATTCAGCTATAGCGGCAAATACCTCATGCCAGCTCTCAGGCACAGAGTTTGAGGACTCTGAGTTCAAGTGTTCCatctctcttccccatccctcaAGGCCCTTCGGAGCCTTGCGTCTATTTCCAGCGCATGCATAGTCCTTCCATTGTCTGCAGAACTGTGTCTACAAGTTAGAATGAACAACGTAGCACTTCTTACGAACAGAAGACCAAGTGCAGGTGCCTGAGCAGCTTACGCTTTTCTGAGGAAACCCCAGCTTAAGGGGGCCTCTGACTCTGCAGGACCCAGTGGCCCCCACATCTTCTCTGTTAGCATCATCCTTACTCGTTGACTAGGAGGAGACACAGCCCAGAATAGCTGAAAACGTAGATGTTAAAAACACCATGAACACCAGTAGGCCTACTTTCTTCTGCTCTCCTCTGTGAGTGAAATATGCAGCTCTCTTATCCATACAGTTTTATGGACAAGATTCAAGCTGGTGCCTCAGTGGTAAAAGttgtttttctaacttctttctcTTGATACTGAGAATAAACAAGGACATCTGATTACTTGTCTGACTAAGCTCTGAGCAGGACAGTGGAAGAGTGTTATTACATGGTTCCTGTCCCCCATGTGGGCCACGACGGAGTCAGAGAGTAATAGCATTCATTTATTAACTGAAAAATCTGTAATGGGCACCTACACTGCGTCTACATAGCGTATGACACTCTTCTCCTCTGCTCTCCACTGTGACCAGTGGGAAAACCCTTGTCAGGTGGCCAGGATGGCTTTGAATGATGACTCAATTAGTGTTATCTAGAAACGTCCCATTAGTTCACTCTTTTCATAACTTTGTGGACTTGGTTTACACAAAGATGAGGTCTATGAGTTCTCAACTGGCACGCAAATTCTAAAAACCAGATGGCTGGTGGGGGTTGTGGGGATAGGGAGAAGATGAAACATACTAGAATCATCTGAGAaacttaaaatacacacacacacaggtttttgttgtttgtagaACATAGAAGCATCTTTCTCTGTGACTGCTTCAGAAGTAAAATCTCTTCCTCACTGTGGGCCTGGTAGTCCAGGATCATCTCAGCGAGTGAGCGCACAATCGTGTTTGACCTCAGAGACAGACATGGGATTGAAAGCCAAACTGCTGAGTCATTCCTATCAGCACACCAGCAGTCTTGGAAAAggttcagtcagtcagtcagtggGCCGCTTTTTGGAGCACTTTATCATTCTGGGTTCTCACAATGTGTGTTTAAACTCTGGGTGACCCCAGGCAGCCTTCCAGACTGGCACAATCCACCAAGACGTTCAGACAGATCATCTGCGAGTGAGGAAGAATGAAACTCGGGACGGGTTCGAGTCACTCATCACAGAGAGGCCAACACAGGTTGTGAAGGAGCCATGCACTCCCAGGGAAAGCACCTTACAAGGGTCTTGCCAGattcacaaagaagaaaaccagaagagGTGGGATGGGGGCATTGGAAAGCTTTGGAATTACAGGGACAGCCCTGAGTTCagaccccacccccctccagcatTTACTAGATGTGTGATTTTACTCAATTATTTACCTCCCTGGGCCCTAATTTCCTTATCAGTAttgtaagtaaatgaaataacattataTGAAGCCTCTGGCACAATGCCTGAGACATGTTAAGCAcacaataaatactaattttcccTTTTGCCCTGTATGATAGAATTTGAGGTAGCTCTACTTGCAATCTTGCCAGTCAGATAGCTTGCGGTTCCACCAATAGTCATGCTTAAAATCCCTTATTACAATATAAATACCCCTAGGGAGATATCAACTAATCCCTTTATCAGCTATCACTTTAAGGGGATTAGTTATggattgaggggaaaaaaaaaaaaacccaagggaAAGAGATactggaggaagggggagaggcttGACAAACTGAGGGGAGAACTCTAAGCCCCCTGGCCCCTCAAGGAGATGGAGAATAGCAGGAGTGTGGTGAGTTGCCACACTCCCAAGGTTCTGATAAAGTTTTGGGACATTATGTGTTGAGAGGTCATATTTGGAGATTAAAGATCACTCCTATGTTTTGAGATCTCAGGTTCTTCTCAAAgacattggaaaggaagacacTGAGGGAGAGTTGCAGAGAACAAATACTTGGCTACCTTTTATGTTTGGTTATTGGCATTCCTAAAGGTTGAGGAAGTAAGGAAGAGTGATTGGATGAGGGGGAGGAGTGTGTCAGGCTtgttgagaaagaagaaatcattttctttcctctccaacCTTCTTCTCTACCTCCCCCATTTCCAGGTCTGCTCAGAGCCAGTGTTAGACATAGAAGGAGTAGAAATTTATCTGTATCCTTCAGCTCAAGAGGGAGCACACTGCTCTCCTTGGCTGACACAGAGAACCCTCAGCAAACCACGTGGCTGAGCTTCCGCTGAGCAACCTTTAGAACAACAAGGGGACCTTAACCTCCCAGGAtgaaaggagacaggaaaggcaAGGACTTCCCAAGGGCAGGATGGAGAGCTCGAGTGAAATTTCCATTCTGAAAGACCTGGAAATAAGACAGAGCCCAAGCTCATTTCACTCCATTGAGGTACCACTGAGCAATGCAAAGAGCTTTgcagacagaaaagaagaaagtgctaCTCACCTCATTACTAGATATCTTTGTATCCACTGTTGTAGTTGGGGAGGTGGCTTTTGGGGGTGGTAGGTGTTTGAGATGAGCGAAGTTGGTGTGGAATGGTTTACTTGATGggcagataaaagaaaatactacctGGGTTGGTTTCATTGTGGTGGTCACCCCTTTCCGTATTCTGACCACATCCTTTATGTTATTGTTGTAAGGAGTGGTTGTCATTTGGACATAGAAAAAGCATTCATAAGGGAAACGTTAGAATGTTAACCCACGCCAGAGTGAAGGACTCTGCCGACTACATGTGGGTTCACGGCAGAATGTGCTTGTGACAGAAGATCATTATCTATTTGATAACATGTTTACAAGACCTGGTTCTGTTGTCCCCTTGTCCAGATAGCCACCATCAACCTAGTCCTCCTAAAATCATCCATCGTGCAGCCTTCTGATTAATTTAGGCTTGCCCTGCTAGGATCCCTAATACCAAATCTCCAGCAAGGTGCAGGCTCAGGAGTGGAAAGGGAAAAACATCTGGAAGGGGGAGTGGAGAGATGG contains the following coding sequences:
- the PPARG gene encoding peroxisome proliferator-activated receptor gamma isoform X3; this encodes MIGVTLTVGSIKKVEINVSTVGFRNALLWGCLTMPFVIYDMNSLMMGEDKIKFKHITPLQEQSKEVAIRIFQGCQFRSVEAVQEITEYAKSIPGFVNLDLNDQVTLLKYGVHEIIYTMLASLMNKDGVLISEGQGFMTREFLKSLRKPFGDFMEPKFEFAVKFNALELDDSDLAIFIAVIILSGDRPGLLNVKPIEDIQDNLLQALELQLKLNHPESSQLFAKLLQKMTDLRQIVTEHVQLLQVIKKTETDMSLHPLLQEIYKDLY